A window from Pokkaliibacter sp. MBI-7 encodes these proteins:
- a CDS encoding flavin reductase, whose protein sequence is MIDSQQFRNGMALLGGAVSVITTDGEAGRFGFTASAVCSVTDNPPTLLVCMNRSSYANAHFKANRVLCVNVLTGAHQGLSGDFANRDMTSDERFSSHGWSTLETGAPALDEALVNFDCRISDIHEIGSHTVFYCQIADIRLSGTDHGLVYFNRAYHCLGQTQQHVAKG, encoded by the coding sequence ATGATCGACTCACAACAATTTCGTAATGGCATGGCCCTGCTGGGCGGTGCGGTGTCCGTCATCACCACTGACGGTGAGGCAGGGCGCTTTGGTTTCACAGCATCGGCAGTATGCAGTGTTACCGACAACCCGCCGACGCTGCTGGTTTGTATGAACCGCAGCTCTTACGCCAACGCCCACTTCAAGGCCAACAGGGTGCTGTGCGTCAACGTGCTGACCGGTGCTCATCAGGGGCTGTCAGGCGATTTCGCCAACCGTGACATGACCAGTGATGAACGCTTTTCCAGCCACGGCTGGAGTACGCTGGAAACCGGTGCACCGGCACTGGATGAGGCGCTGGTCAATTTCGACTGCCGCATCAGTGATATCCATGAGATTGGCTCGCACACGGTGTTCTATTGCCAGATCGCAGATATTCGCCTGAGCGGTACGGATCACGGGCTGGTCTATTTCAACCGTGCCTATCACTGTCTGGGGCAGACGCAGCAGCATGTCGCCAAAGGTTGA
- a CDS encoding PDR/VanB family oxidoreductase: MSEVMSDLLKVVVRRREQHGEAVIALELVDPNGQPLPAFEAGAHIDLHLGEGLVRQYSLCGDPADTSAYRLGVLRDPQSRGGSVAAHALQESSEVQISAPRNLFPLASNAGHSLLIGAGIGITPMIAMAYALHRAGQSFELYYCGRSRQSSAFVEDLLHSPFAAQVRLHFTAEHGGARLELPQLLAGVAAERTHLYVCGPVSFMDAVISAGQQHGLADSQIHREFFQVEVDSHGDSFEVVAERSGKTLTVAGDQTIVEALAEVGIRVKVSCEQGVCGSCLCDVLEGEPDHRDVYLTDDEKADNDQMTLCCSRARSPRLVLDI; the protein is encoded by the coding sequence ATGTCTGAAGTGATGTCTGATTTACTCAAAGTCGTGGTGCGTCGTCGTGAGCAGCACGGTGAGGCGGTGATCGCGCTGGAGCTGGTCGACCCGAACGGGCAGCCACTGCCTGCCTTTGAAGCGGGTGCCCATATTGATTTGCATCTGGGGGAAGGGCTGGTACGCCAGTATTCCCTCTGTGGTGATCCGGCTGATACCAGCGCCTATCGTCTGGGGGTGCTGCGTGATCCGCAGTCACGCGGTGGTTCGGTGGCTGCTCACGCCCTGCAGGAAAGCAGCGAAGTGCAGATCAGTGCGCCGCGCAACCTGTTCCCGCTGGCCAGCAATGCAGGCCACTCGCTGCTGATCGGCGCAGGCATCGGCATTACGCCGATGATCGCCATGGCCTATGCCCTGCACCGTGCCGGGCAGTCGTTCGAGCTGTATTACTGTGGCCGCTCCCGACAGAGCAGTGCCTTTGTCGAGGATCTGCTGCACAGCCCGTTTGCCGCACAGGTACGGCTGCACTTTACCGCCGAGCATGGCGGTGCGCGTCTGGAGCTGCCGCAGCTGCTGGCCGGTGTCGCAGCAGAGCGTACCCATCTTTATGTCTGTGGCCCGGTCAGTTTCATGGACGCGGTGATCAGTGCCGGGCAGCAGCATGGTCTGGCCGACAGCCAGATTCATCGTGAATTCTTTCAGGTGGAGGTCGACAGCCATGGCGACAGCTTCGAAGTAGTAGCGGAGCGCAGTGGCAAGACCCTGACCGTGGCTGGCGATCAAACCATCGTTGAGGCGCTGGCTGAGGTCGGTATCAGGGTCAAGGTGTCCTGTGAGCAGGGTGTCTGCGGCAGCTGCCTGTGTGATGTGCTGGAAGGGGAGCCGGATCACCGGGATGTCTATCTGACCGACGATGAAAAGGCCGATAACGACCAAATGACTCTGTGCTGTTCCCGGGCGAGAAGCCCGCGGCTGGTGCTGGATATCTGA
- a CDS encoding SDR family NAD(P)-dependent oxidoreductase, with the protein MNPSEQQVALVTGAARGVGRHIARRLLQAGYRVVITDIDGAAATRTAQELDASGEQVLALALNVACKDDFVAALNAVLEHWGRLQVLVNNAAVTRATPVMEIDLQEFNEVVSINLGSVFAGCQVIGGYMAEQGYGRIINMASLAGQNGGTSTGAHYAASKGGILTLTKVFAKELAKGGVTVNAVAPGPIESPMVRELVSAERLPALLSAIPAGRLGDADFIGDVVVQLARPEAYFTTGTTWDVNGGLFMR; encoded by the coding sequence ATGAACCCTTCAGAGCAACAGGTTGCCCTGGTAACCGGCGCGGCCCGTGGCGTTGGCCGGCACATTGCCCGCCGTCTGCTGCAGGCAGGCTATCGTGTGGTGATCACCGATATTGACGGCGCTGCTGCCACCCGTACCGCACAGGAGCTGGATGCCAGTGGTGAACAGGTGCTGGCGCTGGCCCTGAATGTGGCGTGCAAGGACGATTTTGTCGCGGCACTGAACGCGGTGCTTGAGCACTGGGGCCGCCTGCAGGTGCTGGTCAACAATGCCGCGGTCACCCGCGCCACGCCGGTCATGGAGATTGACCTGCAGGAGTTCAACGAGGTGGTCAGCATCAACCTTGGCAGTGTGTTCGCCGGCTGTCAGGTCATCGGTGGCTACATGGCGGAGCAGGGTTATGGCCGCATCATCAATATGGCTTCCCTGGCCGGACAGAATGGTGGCACCTCTACCGGTGCACATTACGCGGCGTCCAAGGGCGGCATCCTGACCCTGACCAAGGTATTTGCCAAGGAGCTGGCTAAAGGCGGCGTGACGGTCAATGCCGTGGCGCCGGGGCCCATTGAATCACCGATGGTCAGGGAGCTGGTCAGTGCCGAACGTTTGCCTGCACTGCTCAGTGCCATCCCGGCCGGACGACTGGGTGATGCCGACTTTATCGGCGATGTGGTGGTGCAGCTGGCCCGCCCGGAAGCCTATTTCACCACCGGGACCACCTGGGATGTGAATGGTGGCCTGTTTATGCGTTAA
- a CDS encoding aromatic-ring-hydroxylating dioxygenase subunit beta, whose amino-acid sequence MKTNTELLSKVAGFIWYEADLLDHKEYQHWLQLWSADGLYIVPTDINETDYLNTLNLALDDADMRRMRVARLESGESVSADAAGNTVRMVSRIRLLEAGEELVIARCAMTLNELRHGRLITYPADVEYQLRPVGDGFLIERKVIRLLHAEGFLRTVSFIF is encoded by the coding sequence ATGAAAACCAACACCGAACTGCTGAGCAAAGTGGCCGGATTCATCTGGTACGAGGCTGATCTGCTCGACCACAAGGAGTATCAGCACTGGTTGCAGCTGTGGTCTGCCGACGGGCTGTATATCGTGCCGACCGATATTAACGAGACGGATTACCTCAACACCCTGAACCTGGCGCTGGACGATGCAGATATGCGCCGCATGCGGGTCGCACGGCTGGAAAGCGGCGAGTCGGTGTCTGCCGATGCGGCCGGTAACACCGTGCGCATGGTGTCGCGGATTCGCCTGCTGGAGGCGGGCGAGGAGCTGGTGATCGCCCGCTGTGCCATGACCCTCAATGAACTGCGACACGGCAGACTGATTACCTATCCGGCTGATGTGGAATATCAGCTGCGGCCGGTCGGTGACGGCTTCCTGATAGAGCGCAAGGTTATCCGGCTGCTGCACGCCGAAGGCTTCCTGCGTACGGTCAGCTTTATTTTCTGA
- a CDS encoding aromatic ring-hydroxylating dioxygenase subunit alpha, giving the protein MSELIKLHNVSLKAAEMVEEGRVHKALYSDPDIFEQELDRVFNNTWVFIGHESEVPEAGSYKTAWVGRQPVILSRDRKMNLHVLQNRCRHRGATVCEGRKGKTKSFTCPYHGWGYALDGELRALPKPEEYDGVIDKSELPLMRLRHESYRGMVFATFREDIQPLEDFLGGAKKWIDLFMKQGGGYPVKVLGEHRFNFPGNWKIQLENTTDAYHFPIIHKSFVSSLDDATADIFDFLNGDGFVEDLGNGHSVMVMIPELVDLEADLEQPIPARFSELAAALREEGRSEEEVKRLVRAAHGTGFNLNLFPNVSCSMAFFRVLRPVSVSETEIQHVALGGEGAPVAFNRKRMRLHEHFQGPMGFGTPDDGEAWERVQKGSLAGTDGWILVNRGMGRLRQSADGNVAGAVCSETGMRGAYRQYKKMMAAAEE; this is encoded by the coding sequence ATGAGTGAATTGATCAAACTGCACAACGTCAGCCTCAAGGCGGCTGAGATGGTGGAAGAAGGGCGGGTGCACAAGGCGCTGTACTCTGACCCGGACATCTTCGAGCAGGAGCTGGACCGGGTGTTCAATAACACCTGGGTGTTTATTGGCCATGAAAGCGAAGTGCCCGAAGCCGGTAGCTACAAGACGGCCTGGGTCGGGCGGCAGCCGGTGATTCTCAGCCGTGACCGCAAAATGAACCTGCATGTACTGCAGAACCGCTGTCGCCACCGGGGCGCCACGGTCTGTGAAGGGCGCAAGGGCAAGACCAAAAGCTTCACCTGCCCCTACCACGGCTGGGGGTATGCGCTGGACGGCGAGCTGCGCGCCCTGCCCAAGCCCGAAGAGTATGACGGCGTGATCGACAAGAGCGAGCTGCCGCTGATGCGCCTGCGTCATGAGTCCTATCGCGGCATGGTGTTCGCCACGTTCCGTGAGGATATCCAGCCGCTGGAAGACTTCCTCGGTGGGGCGAAAAAGTGGATTGATCTGTTTATGAAGCAGGGCGGTGGCTACCCGGTGAAGGTGCTGGGGGAGCATCGTTTCAATTTCCCCGGCAACTGGAAAATCCAGCTGGAGAACACCACCGACGCCTATCACTTCCCCATCATTCATAAATCCTTTGTGTCATCGCTGGATGATGCCACTGCGGATATTTTCGACTTCCTCAACGGTGACGGCTTTGTCGAAGACCTCGGCAATGGTCACAGCGTGATGGTGATGATCCCTGAGCTGGTTGATCTGGAAGCGGATCTGGAGCAGCCGATTCCTGCCCGCTTCAGTGAGCTGGCAGCGGCCCTGCGCGAAGAAGGCCGCAGCGAGGAGGAGGTGAAACGTCTGGTACGGGCCGCTCACGGCACCGGCTTCAACCTGAACCTGTTCCCCAATGTGTCCTGTTCGATGGCGTTCTTCCGCGTACTGCGCCCGGTATCTGTCAGTGAAACCGAGATCCAGCATGTGGCGCTGGGTGGCGAGGGGGCACCGGTCGCCTTCAACCGTAAACGTATGCGCCTGCATGAGCATTTTCAGGGGCCGATGGGCTTCGGCACGCCGGATGACGGCGAAGCCTGGGAGCGGGTACAGAAAGGTTCACTGGCTGGCACCGATGGCTGGATTTTGGTCAACCGGGGTATGGGCAGGCTGCGTCAGTCTGCCGATGGCAACGTCGCCGGTGCGGTCTGTTCAGAGACCGGTATGCGCGGTGCGTATCGCCAGTACAAGAAGATGATGGCGGCGGCTGAGGAGTAA
- a CDS encoding nuclear transport factor 2 family protein, giving the protein MTTDDVVTLQQQVAQLTLQVDRLQAAQAVSACLHQYMQLCDELDEGFDLAPLLALFTDDAVWEGKGKRYAGTFGRCEGKAAVAAMFAKYTRPPAHFALNVHFLTSEWVEVDSADSARGRWVLLQTATFADGRSQLSSALLEVHFRRQQGRWLIARFCTTSRFNRPVNSPWDNPAPLPVPK; this is encoded by the coding sequence ATGACGACCGATGACGTGGTGACGCTGCAACAGCAGGTGGCGCAGCTCACGCTGCAGGTGGACCGCCTGCAGGCTGCACAGGCGGTCAGTGCCTGCCTGCACCAGTACATGCAGCTGTGCGATGAGCTTGATGAAGGTTTCGACCTCGCCCCTCTGTTGGCGCTGTTCACCGACGATGCGGTGTGGGAAGGCAAGGGCAAGCGCTATGCCGGTACTTTCGGACGCTGTGAAGGCAAGGCAGCCGTAGCGGCGATGTTCGCAAAATATACCCGGCCTCCGGCGCACTTTGCCCTCAATGTGCACTTTCTGACCTCTGAATGGGTCGAGGTAGACAGCGCTGACAGTGCACGTGGCCGCTGGGTGCTGCTGCAGACCGCGACTTTCGCTGATGGCCGGTCACAGCTCAGCAGTGCCTTGCTTGAGGTGCATTTCCGCCGTCAGCAGGGACGCTGGCTGATTGCCCGTTTCTGTACCACCAGCCGCTTCAACCGGCCAGTAAACAGCCCCTGGGATAACCCGGCCCCTTTGCCCGTACCCAAGTGA
- a CDS encoding IacB protein, translating into MTDKKPLRVLFCMGINQNFFDAPRAEQLEVWAAFGEMWNGIHDMAGIGVLGNMDDDQSMVGPSDGWPWTTYLLADVADIDTVHAACNLFRTTAVGDGTYKLWRYARVEARVGRELIVQRA; encoded by the coding sequence ATGACCGACAAGAAACCCCTGCGCGTGCTGTTCTGCATGGGCATCAACCAGAACTTCTTCGATGCACCACGCGCTGAGCAGCTGGAGGTGTGGGCTGCGTTTGGCGAAATGTGGAACGGTATTCACGACATGGCCGGTATCGGTGTGCTCGGCAATATGGATGACGACCAGAGCATGGTTGGCCCGTCCGACGGCTGGCCCTGGACGACCTATCTGCTGGCGGATGTCGCTGACATCGACACCGTTCATGCCGCCTGCAATCTGTTTCGCACCACTGCGGTGGGCGATGGCACCTACAAACTGTGGCGGTACGCCAGGGTGGAAGCCCGGGTTGGCCGCGAACTGATCGTGCAGCGTGCCTGA
- a CDS encoding acyl-CoA dehydrogenase family protein, translated as MTAFEASLRGTAHAALGGDTFAALLQDIRQRARSGEFDQQRYISQDIIERLRDIGIYRALVPRRFGGDECSPRQFCELIEAISHADGSAGWVASFGMGVVYLAALPPQTFARIYADGPDKVFAGGIFPPQPAEFVEGGLQVNGRWKFSSGCMGADLVGVGIAPRQGEKLGLPRMAVMPAGQARIDPTWDVVGLIGTGSHDLVVEDVVVAEDWTFVRGGASNLNEPMFRYPTLSFATQVLSVVGLGVARAALDELQAMAGGRVSVTGAPNLGQRPISQVEIARAEAELRAARAFFYDAIDAAWASLLSGDEVPAEQINLLRLSSTHAVRVAAEVARSVQMLSGMTGVYRDSPLSRFVNDTLVITQHAFMGDITYQNAGAMFFGQPPLPGYL; from the coding sequence ATGACCGCCTTTGAAGCGTCCCTCCGGGGGACAGCCCATGCTGCGCTGGGTGGCGACACCTTTGCGGCTCTGCTGCAGGACATTCGTCAGCGTGCCCGCAGCGGTGAGTTTGATCAGCAGCGCTATATCTCGCAGGACATCATCGAGCGTCTGCGCGATATCGGCATCTACCGGGCACTGGTACCGCGTCGTTTCGGTGGCGATGAATGCAGCCCGCGGCAGTTCTGTGAGCTGATCGAGGCCATTTCTCATGCCGATGGTTCGGCGGGCTGGGTGGCCAGCTTCGGGATGGGGGTGGTCTATCTGGCTGCGCTGCCGCCGCAGACGTTCGCCCGTATTTATGCCGACGGCCCGGACAAGGTCTTTGCTGGTGGCATCTTCCCGCCTCAGCCTGCCGAATTTGTTGAAGGAGGCCTGCAGGTCAACGGTCGCTGGAAGTTTTCCAGTGGTTGCATGGGGGCCGATCTGGTCGGTGTGGGGATTGCGCCACGGCAAGGTGAAAAGCTGGGTTTGCCGCGTATGGCAGTGATGCCCGCAGGGCAGGCACGCATTGATCCGACCTGGGATGTGGTCGGCCTGATCGGGACTGGCAGCCATGATCTGGTGGTTGAGGATGTGGTGGTCGCTGAAGACTGGACCTTCGTGCGTGGCGGCGCCTCCAACCTGAATGAGCCGATGTTCCGCTATCCCACGCTGTCTTTCGCCACCCAGGTGCTGTCGGTGGTGGGGCTGGGAGTGGCACGGGCGGCACTGGATGAGCTGCAGGCCATGGCCGGTGGCCGGGTGTCAGTCACCGGCGCGCCCAATCTTGGCCAGCGTCCTATTTCTCAGGTGGAAATCGCCAGAGCCGAAGCCGAATTGCGCGCAGCACGCGCCTTCTTTTACGACGCCATTGATGCGGCCTGGGCCTCGCTGCTGAGCGGTGATGAGGTACCGGCAGAGCAGATCAACCTGCTGCGGCTGTCATCTACCCATGCGGTACGTGTTGCCGCCGAAGTCGCCCGTTCGGTGCAGATGCTGTCGGGCATGACAGGCGTCTATCGCGACAGCCCGCTGTCACGCTTCGTCAACGACACCCTGGTGATCACACAGCATGCCTTTATGGGAGACATCACTTACCAGAACGCGGGAGCGATGTTTTTTGGGCAGCCGCCCTTACCCGGCTATCTCTGA
- a CDS encoding amidase, whose amino-acid sequence MTAVVETLNLGHGPRTVMVKDTIDVAGYATRAGSRALARAAAAQQHAAVVSALLEAGWQINGKTNLHELAFGTTGINHWTGTPVNPAYPALIPGGSSSGSAVAVAAGLCDAALGTDTGGSVRTPAACCGVFGMKPTFGRVSRAGVMPAVSSLDCVGPLSRNMDTLIQVMAAITPDFAAVPEFSSLPAKPLGVLTATAQAGVSATVSDALSRAQLPLIAVALPGMQEAYSAGMVIINRETWNACEPLVASGLVGSDVADRLLAASQTSDEQLAQAEQTRNRFTAEVDRLLEHCLVLAMPTLPDYPVALADAADTRALLGMTSFVRPFNLTGHPAITLPLQGPSGLPVGLQLVAGRGQDELLCSVARELSERLELNRV is encoded by the coding sequence ATGACCGCAGTGGTAGAAACCCTGAACCTCGGCCACGGGCCACGCACAGTGATGGTTAAAGACACCATCGATGTGGCGGGCTATGCCACCCGGGCTGGCAGCAGGGCGCTGGCTCGGGCCGCCGCCGCACAGCAGCATGCTGCTGTGGTCAGTGCCCTGCTGGAGGCTGGCTGGCAGATCAATGGCAAAACCAATCTGCATGAACTGGCGTTCGGCACCACAGGGATCAACCACTGGACCGGCACGCCTGTGAATCCTGCTTACCCCGCGCTTATCCCCGGTGGCTCTTCCAGCGGCTCGGCCGTTGCCGTCGCTGCAGGTCTGTGCGATGCCGCGTTGGGTACCGATACCGGTGGCTCGGTGCGCACTCCGGCTGCCTGCTGCGGTGTCTTCGGTATGAAGCCGACCTTTGGCCGGGTCAGCCGCGCTGGCGTCATGCCTGCGGTAAGCAGCCTCGACTGCGTTGGCCCGCTCAGTCGCAATATGGACACACTTATCCAGGTAATGGCGGCTATTACCCCTGATTTTGCCGCTGTTCCCGAATTTTCATCTCTGCCTGCCAAACCGCTCGGCGTGCTGACTGCGACCGCTCAGGCCGGGGTCAGTGCTACCGTCAGCGACGCACTGAGTCGGGCACAGCTGCCGCTGATAGCGGTGGCATTGCCCGGAATGCAGGAGGCGTACAGTGCAGGCATGGTGATCATCAACCGTGAGACCTGGAATGCCTGCGAGCCGCTGGTCGCCAGCGGTCTGGTCGGCAGTGATGTTGCCGACCGCCTGCTGGCTGCCAGTCAGACCAGTGATGAACAGCTGGCGCAGGCCGAGCAGACCCGCAACCGCTTCACTGCAGAAGTGGATCGCCTGCTGGAGCACTGTCTGGTGCTGGCCATGCCGACCCTGCCTGACTATCCCGTCGCCCTGGCAGATGCCGCGGATACCCGCGCACTGCTGGGCATGACGTCCTTTGTCCGACCTTTCAACCTGACCGGTCATCCGGCTATCACCCTGCCATTGCAAGGGCCTTCCGGCCTGCCCGTGGGCCTGCAACTGGTGGCTGGCAGAGGGCAGGACGAGCTGCTGTGCAGTGTCGCCCGTGAGCTGAGCGAACGTCTGGAACTGAACCGAGTTTGA
- a CDS encoding ABC transporter substrate-binding protein: MLSKTTLSALILSTTFLSSLAHADIKIGVVTSSTGPIALVGIPQKNTVALLPETVAGEKITYIPLDDSSDPTATVKAFKKLIDEDHVDAIIGPSGSPNAMGVIQFAAESGTPMLAPVGTAAVVLPMTEQKKWVFKTTQNDDLIAAALVDQMKQSGVKTLGLMGTADPYGENWAKVMKGLTEKAGIKIVASETFQRQDTSLTGQSLKMLMASPDAVLIAAPGSSSVMPETTLKDQGYAGTVYQTHGAALDAFLKLGGKQVEGTILAASLMLVLDEVPDSASKTIASQYVSDYKQRYGENPATFGGNVYDAGLLLANAIPTALKGGQPGTAEFRAALRDALEQTHELAGTQGVYNITPADHSGFDERGRELITVKGGKWALLK; the protein is encoded by the coding sequence ATGCTGTCGAAGACAACGCTTTCTGCACTGATACTCAGCACGACATTCCTTTCCTCACTGGCCCATGCCGACATCAAGATCGGCGTTGTTACGTCTTCCACCGGCCCCATAGCCCTGGTGGGTATCCCGCAGAAAAACACGGTCGCCCTGCTGCCCGAAACCGTGGCTGGCGAAAAGATCACCTACATCCCGCTGGATGATTCCAGTGACCCCACAGCGACCGTGAAAGCCTTCAAGAAGCTGATCGATGAAGATCATGTTGATGCCATCATCGGCCCAAGCGGCTCGCCCAACGCCATGGGCGTGATCCAGTTCGCCGCCGAGTCCGGCACGCCGATGCTGGCCCCCGTGGGTACGGCAGCGGTGGTACTGCCGATGACAGAACAGAAGAAATGGGTATTCAAGACCACCCAGAACGATGATCTGATTGCTGCCGCGCTGGTGGATCAGATGAAGCAGTCCGGCGTCAAAACCCTGGGACTGATGGGCACCGCTGATCCCTATGGGGAGAACTGGGCCAAGGTGATGAAGGGCCTGACTGAGAAAGCAGGCATCAAGATCGTCGCCAGTGAGACCTTCCAGCGCCAGGACACCTCCCTGACCGGACAGAGCCTCAAGATGCTGATGGCCAGCCCGGATGCCGTACTGATCGCCGCCCCCGGCAGCTCTTCCGTCATGCCGGAAACCACCCTCAAGGATCAGGGCTATGCGGGCACCGTCTACCAGACCCACGGTGCCGCACTGGATGCCTTCCTGAAGCTGGGTGGCAAGCAGGTTGAGGGCACCATTCTGGCGGCCAGCCTGATGCTGGTGCTGGATGAAGTGCCCGACAGCGCCTCCAAGACCATCGCCAGCCAGTACGTCAGCGACTACAAGCAGCGGTACGGTGAAAACCCCGCCACCTTCGGCGGCAACGTTTACGATGCTGGCCTGCTGCTGGCCAACGCCATTCCCACCGCTCTCAAAGGCGGGCAGCCGGGAACCGCTGAATTCCGTGCAGCCCTGCGTGATGCGCTGGAGCAGACCCACGAACTCGCCGGCACTCAGGGGGTCTACAACATTACCCCGGCTGACCACAGTGGCTTTGATGAGCGTGGCCGCGAGCTGATTACCGTCAAAGGCGGCAAATGGGCGCTGCTGAAATAA
- a CDS encoding branched-chain amino acid ABC transporter permease codes for MNFQIAVLLGQDGVTNGAIYALLALSILLVFTVTRILLIPQGEFVTFGALTMAAIQAGKPTALGWLLLALVLIDCALDLRQMWKTGKQAGAMNYGEIKWSAIKIGYTAILLVLLHSLTLADIPMLAQALLTLALVVPFGPILYRLFFQPIASAHSLVLLIVSIALHVAMVGIGLLLFGPEGARTAPFSDSGFHLGPVMLKSQTLWVILVSIALIVMLFIAFERTLYGKALRATAVNRMGARLMGISPVFAGKATFTMATFIGALSGILIAPITTLYFDSGFIISLKGFVGAIIGGLASYPVAAIGAVAVGMVEAFSMFWASNYKEVIVFTLIIPFLLWRSLTSRHVEEEE; via the coding sequence ATGAATTTTCAGATTGCAGTTCTGCTCGGGCAGGACGGCGTCACCAACGGGGCCATCTATGCCCTGCTGGCGCTGTCGATCCTGCTGGTATTTACCGTCACACGCATCCTGCTGATTCCTCAGGGCGAGTTTGTCACCTTTGGCGCCCTGACCATGGCCGCGATTCAGGCCGGTAAGCCCACGGCACTGGGCTGGCTGCTGCTGGCACTGGTACTGATCGACTGCGCGCTTGATCTGCGCCAGATGTGGAAAACCGGCAAGCAGGCTGGCGCCATGAATTACGGCGAAATCAAATGGTCCGCCATCAAGATTGGCTATACCGCTATTCTGCTGGTGTTGCTTCACAGCCTGACACTGGCTGATATTCCCATGCTGGCGCAGGCGCTACTGACCCTGGCGCTGGTGGTACCCTTCGGCCCAATTCTCTATCGTCTGTTTTTCCAGCCCATTGCCTCTGCTCATTCGCTGGTGCTGCTGATTGTCTCCATCGCCCTGCATGTGGCCATGGTGGGTATCGGCCTGCTGCTGTTCGGGCCAGAAGGAGCCCGCACGGCGCCGTTCTCTGACAGCGGCTTTCATCTCGGCCCGGTGATGCTGAAAAGCCAGACCCTGTGGGTGATTCTGGTGTCCATTGCCCTGATCGTGATGCTGTTTATTGCCTTTGAACGCACCCTCTATGGCAAGGCCCTGCGGGCCACCGCGGTCAATCGCATGGGCGCGCGGCTGATGGGAATATCCCCGGTATTTGCCGGCAAAGCCACGTTCACCATGGCCACCTTTATCGGCGCCCTGTCAGGCATTCTGATTGCTCCCATCACCACCCTGTATTTTGACTCGGGCTTTATCATCAGCCTCAAGGGCTTTGTCGGCGCCATCATCGGCGGGCTGGCCAGCTATCCGGTTGCGGCTATCGGTGCCGTTGCCGTCGGCATGGTGGAAGCCTTTTCCATGTTCTGGGCCAGCAACTATAAGGAGGTCATTGTTTTCACCCTGATCATTCCCTTCCTGCTCTGGCGTTCGCTTACCAGCCGCCACGTTGAGGAAGAGGAGTAA